One part of the Candidatus Aquiluna sp. UB-MaderosW2red genome encodes these proteins:
- a CDS encoding PDZ domain-containing protein, with protein MSYFNSEKPKPRFSRWGIVSLLALALAGLSFLPSGYVIERPGQVFNVMGEIDGKQVISSSDLESYPSESRFDITTVSLLGNREANPNWIQVLAAWADPDQLVLPIDTVFPPNLSTEEVRAESTLQMEVSQQDAIAVALKQMGYQVPRSLYVNSVIEDTPASKKLIAGDFVVSAQGFAITTFEELKATIQATGDSELLLGLVRDGIERQITITPAKQGDSFVIGAMLGYTYDFPASVLLQLGDVGGPSGGLMFTLGILDSFTPDSLAGNNHVAGTGTISSDGQVGPIGGIKLKVIAAKDAGATVFLAPSQNCEELLGHVPSGLSVAIVRDLEDALIVLDQVAAGTKLPELKCTN; from the coding sequence ATGTCTTATTTCAATTCAGAGAAACCCAAGCCTAGATTTAGTCGCTGGGGGATTGTCAGCCTTCTCGCTCTCGCGCTGGCTGGACTGAGTTTTTTACCGAGCGGCTATGTAATTGAAAGACCCGGCCAAGTTTTTAATGTGATGGGTGAAATAGATGGCAAACAAGTCATCTCCTCCAGCGATTTAGAAAGCTATCCTTCCGAGTCTAGATTCGACATCACCACCGTTTCGCTTTTGGGAAACCGCGAAGCGAATCCGAACTGGATTCAAGTGCTTGCCGCCTGGGCTGACCCAGACCAATTAGTTTTACCAATAGATACGGTTTTTCCACCAAACCTTTCCACCGAAGAGGTTCGAGCTGAGTCCACTTTGCAAATGGAGGTCTCACAGCAAGACGCGATTGCGGTCGCACTGAAGCAAATGGGCTATCAAGTGCCACGCTCGCTCTATGTGAATTCGGTTATCGAGGACACCCCGGCCTCAAAGAAATTGATTGCGGGAGATTTTGTTGTTAGCGCACAGGGGTTTGCGATCACGACCTTTGAGGAGCTCAAGGCCACCATCCAAGCCACCGGTGATTCGGAGCTGTTGCTGGGCTTAGTGCGGGACGGGATCGAGCGGCAAATCACTATCACCCCAGCCAAGCAGGGCGATTCTTTTGTGATCGGGGCCATGCTCGGCTACACCTACGACTTCCCAGCCTCAGTTTTGTTGCAACTTGGTGATGTTGGGGGGCCATCGGGTGGGCTGATGTTTACCCTTGGCATTTTGGATTCTTTTACCCCGGACTCACTTGCCGGAAATAATCATGTCGCAGGCACCGGCACAATCTCTTCGGATGGCCAAGTGGGTCCAATTGGGGGCATTAAACTGAAGGTGATTGCCGCTAAAGATGCTGGCGCAACCGTATTTCTGGCTCCCAGCCAAAACTGTGAAGAGCTACTTGGCCATGTGCCGAGTGGTCTGAGCGTAGCCATCGTGAGAGACTTAGAAGACGCACTTATTGTTTTGGACCAGGTTGCAGCTGGAACAAAGCTCCCCGAACTCAAATGCACTAACTAG
- a CDS encoding phosphotransferase, whose translation MGRQALILAALAADAVPGKNFRHFQKPEGQTDLELLRLWDDRGGSYELKAPASPDGERELATEFSVLKVLRNFSSELPFEIPELLGQTTDADGIRISVFTLLGGSEPDLTKFGPGAFSKSFAHALAALHSLENAKVVEAGLPDYAATQILHNKVTELDRIADTGRVPSALLQRWEQALEDVGLFRFHPTITHGDISQESVLVEAQSLTGLTNWSSLSVSDPAEDFRWLIGAALQSTAEDTILNYRALRPQADENIAQRAVLYSELELGSWLAHCVEEGDPARIAQAEDLIEDLRTQLEAGSLRDIRASSFIGLNTISIPNQTPTQAVLAQEEPAAWNSEAEPSEALIADAELSDSESKTDPKSDELF comes from the coding sequence GTGGGAAGACAAGCTTTGATTTTAGCCGCGCTAGCGGCCGACGCCGTGCCCGGCAAAAACTTTCGGCATTTTCAGAAGCCCGAAGGTCAAACTGACCTTGAACTCTTGAGACTCTGGGACGATCGGGGAGGCTCGTATGAGCTCAAGGCTCCAGCTAGCCCTGATGGTGAGCGAGAGTTGGCTACCGAGTTCAGCGTCCTAAAAGTTCTAAGAAATTTCTCCTCAGAATTGCCCTTTGAGATACCTGAACTCCTAGGCCAAACCACCGATGCCGATGGCATCAGAATTTCAGTTTTCACTCTCTTGGGGGGTTCGGAACCGGATCTAACGAAGTTTGGACCGGGCGCTTTCTCAAAATCCTTTGCCCATGCCCTGGCCGCCTTGCACTCACTGGAAAATGCGAAGGTGGTTGAAGCTGGCCTTCCCGATTATGCCGCCACTCAGATTTTGCATAACAAAGTTACCGAGCTGGACAGAATTGCTGACACCGGAAGGGTGCCATCCGCTTTACTTCAGCGCTGGGAGCAAGCCCTGGAGGATGTTGGCTTATTCCGCTTTCATCCAACGATTACTCATGGTGATATCAGCCAGGAAAGCGTTTTAGTCGAGGCTCAGAGCCTGACCGGTTTGACTAACTGGAGCTCGCTGTCGGTTTCAGATCCGGCCGAAGATTTCCGCTGGCTCATTGGTGCAGCTCTTCAGTCGACAGCCGAAGACACAATCCTGAATTATCGGGCTCTTCGCCCGCAGGCCGATGAAAACATCGCCCAAAGAGCGGTGCTTTATTCAGAATTGGAGCTCGGCAGCTGGTTAGCTCACTGCGTCGAAGAAGGCGACCCCGCAAGAATTGCGCAAGCCGAAGACTTGATCGAAGATCTCCGAACCCAGCTTGAAGCGGGCTCCCTCAGAGACATCCGAGCGAGCAGTTTTATTGGGCTCAACACAATCAGCATTCCGAATCAGACTCCCACTCAAGCCGTCTTGGCTCAGGAGGAGCCGGCTGCATGGAATTCTGAGGCTGAGCCATCCGAAGCGCTAATCGCCGATGCGGAGCTGAGCGATTCAGAATCTAAAACAGACCCTAAGAGCGATGAGCTTTTCTAG
- a CDS encoding zinc-dependent metalloprotease codes for MTNQPDREEFEEFLKQLFASGQIDPEQLSKMAGISANPADLAKAFGQMQAMMGDSEDPVNWDMATKKALESASKSDGYSNPGLVGELTGAFDMASLWLSEVTELCGSETPKHLTRSLWVKDAMPIFKELSEPVAKSMANALSENIGEMLPEELSQMLGPAAKMLGNAGAMIFAMQLGQAIGKLSSQTLTSTEIGIPISQRPGLIPQNVAEFMTDLDTPKSEVLIYLSIRELAISGLYQSNRWLKDQITTQVREFAAGLKIDMSSIQDLAEQIDPSDPKALNDLIESGSLITPRSEEQDAALQRIEALLALIEGWADAVSLKAAKRLPAINAIAELFMRRRATQGASEKTFGILLGLQLRPRLVREATLMWQLVESEFDAQKRDSLWQHPDQLPTLEEIQNPAELIIRLKGNGDEMDSELRKLLGE; via the coding sequence TTGACTAATCAGCCAGACCGAGAAGAGTTCGAGGAATTCCTCAAGCAACTTTTTGCTTCCGGCCAAATCGATCCAGAACAACTGAGCAAAATGGCGGGCATCAGTGCAAACCCGGCTGATTTGGCCAAGGCTTTTGGCCAAATGCAGGCCATGATGGGCGACTCTGAAGATCCGGTGAACTGGGACATGGCAACCAAAAAGGCCCTTGAGTCGGCCTCTAAGTCTGATGGTTACTCAAACCCAGGATTAGTTGGGGAACTGACTGGAGCCTTCGACATGGCCAGTTTATGGCTCTCTGAAGTCACTGAACTTTGCGGTTCGGAAACCCCGAAGCACCTAACTAGATCGCTATGGGTTAAAGACGCCATGCCAATTTTCAAAGAGCTGTCGGAACCAGTGGCAAAATCCATGGCTAACGCCCTTAGTGAAAACATTGGCGAAATGCTGCCTGAAGAGCTCTCACAAATGCTCGGACCCGCTGCGAAAATGCTAGGCAACGCAGGCGCAATGATCTTTGCGATGCAACTAGGGCAGGCAATCGGAAAGCTCAGTTCACAAACCCTCACCAGCACTGAAATAGGGATCCCAATCTCACAACGTCCGGGTCTGATCCCGCAAAATGTTGCCGAGTTTATGACCGATCTTGACACCCCAAAAAGTGAGGTTTTGATCTATCTTTCGATCCGAGAGTTGGCAATCTCGGGTCTTTATCAATCCAACCGCTGGCTCAAGGATCAAATAACCACGCAGGTTAGGGAATTCGCCGCCGGTCTAAAAATTGACATGAGCTCGATTCAAGACTTGGCCGAACAGATTGACCCAAGTGACCCCAAGGCACTGAATGACCTGATTGAGTCGGGATCCTTGATCACGCCGCGCTCCGAGGAGCAGGATGCAGCACTTCAAAGAATAGAGGCGCTATTGGCACTGATTGAGGGTTGGGCGGATGCGGTGAGCCTCAAAGCGGCTAAGCGATTACCAGCAATTAATGCGATTGCAGAACTTTTCATGAGGCGCCGAGCCACGCAAGGAGCCTCTGAAAAAACCTTTGGAATTCTGCTGGGGTTGCAGCTGCGGCCAAGACTGGTGCGCGAGGCAACGCTCATGTGGCAGCTGGTAGAAAGTGAATTCGATGCCCAGAAGCGAGACTCGCTCTGGCAGCATCCAGACCAATTGCCAACCTTAGAAGAAATTCAAAACCCTGCTGAACTTATTATCAGACTCAAAGGCAACGGGGACGAAATGGATTCAGAACTGAGGAAACTGCTCGGCGAGTAG
- a CDS encoding UPF0182 family protein produces MTQTAPSPKRRVSPLSIAIGILAAIAFALISAAGIYTDWLWFDQLGYVGVFLTQIWAQVIVFLIGFVIMTALVALGLMLAWRTRPIYIKMPSESPFAVYAQMIEGIRKLFMFGVPAVIGIFGGLLAAGQWRTVALWLNGPEFGYTDAQFGLDVGFFVFDLPFLSFAIGFVSGAVFLAALVNVAIHLIYGGIRFTGREIKFTKPARVQISILVAVYLAIQGLSVWLDQYGTVTSTGNLFTGVNYTDANAVIPGLQILALILVAVAVTFVVTAFLGRWRLAIVSTSVMVASSIVLGGLFPWIVQTLQVVPNERALESEFLQHNIDATRLAYGLADVNVVNYDATVVAEPGALREDAKTTASIRIIDPALVSDAFRQLEQYRQYYSFPNRLHVGRYEIDGEVQDTVIAVRELNQAGLGESQNWINSTIVYTHGFGIVAAYGNKRDTDGKPLFFQSGIPSVGSLGEFEPRVYFGANSPLYSIVGAPEGAENLEFDFPAGEGESNETYNTFSGSGGPNVGGLVPRIAYALRFQSEQILLSDAINSESQILYNRDPATRVQEVAPWLQLDSEVYPAVVDGRIKWIIDGYTTASNFPYSNIENFNLAILDSASDAFGGSGNNINYIRNSVKATVDAYDGSVDLYAWDEEDPILGAWMNVFPDTVKPRSEISGDLMAHVRYPTDLFKAQRSILGRYHVTDAGSFFSQQDAWMTPNDPVEGTGLGDLQPPYYLTLQAPGDEESAFSIYSTFIPQSEGAIARNVLTGYLIANADAGKVSGTVNENYGKLTLLNLPRETIVPGPGQVQNQFNSDTAVSSLLNLLRQGSTRVLNGNLLTVPVGGGLLYVQPVYVESTGETSYPLLQKILVAFGDKIAFEDTLDEALDVLFGGNSGANVDDGAPTTGTGGTVQPDTGTSSPVASVDNAALDAALEQARVALLDKQAALAAGDWSAFGAADERLAKAIEDAIAALN; encoded by the coding sequence GTGACCCAGACCGCACCGAGCCCAAAGCGAAGAGTCTCACCACTTTCAATTGCGATCGGAATCTTGGCCGCGATTGCCTTTGCGCTGATAAGCGCAGCAGGCATCTACACCGATTGGCTCTGGTTCGACCAACTCGGATACGTAGGGGTTTTCCTCACTCAAATCTGGGCTCAAGTCATCGTTTTCCTGATTGGTTTTGTAATCATGACCGCCTTGGTTGCCCTCGGCCTCATGCTGGCTTGGCGCACCAGGCCGATTTACATAAAGATGCCATCCGAGTCGCCCTTTGCGGTCTACGCACAGATGATTGAGGGAATCCGCAAGCTGTTTATGTTTGGTGTCCCTGCGGTAATTGGTATTTTTGGTGGCCTCTTGGCTGCTGGCCAGTGGAGAACTGTGGCACTGTGGCTCAATGGCCCCGAGTTTGGGTATACCGATGCCCAATTCGGTTTAGACGTTGGCTTCTTTGTTTTTGACTTACCATTTCTGAGTTTTGCGATCGGGTTTGTTTCCGGAGCTGTTTTCCTGGCGGCTCTGGTAAATGTTGCAATCCACTTGATTTACGGTGGAATTCGCTTCACTGGTAGAGAAATCAAATTCACCAAGCCCGCTCGCGTGCAGATTTCTATTTTGGTTGCAGTTTATTTGGCCATTCAGGGCCTTAGCGTTTGGTTGGATCAGTACGGAACCGTTACTTCCACGGGCAACTTATTCACTGGCGTGAACTACACCGACGCCAATGCGGTTATCCCGGGTCTACAGATCCTGGCGCTAATTTTGGTCGCAGTGGCCGTGACGTTTGTAGTAACAGCATTCCTAGGTCGCTGGAGGCTTGCAATCGTCTCCACTTCGGTGATGGTTGCTTCTTCGATTGTCTTGGGTGGACTATTTCCTTGGATCGTCCAGACCCTCCAGGTGGTCCCAAACGAGAGAGCCCTGGAAAGTGAATTTTTGCAACACAATATCGATGCGACAAGGCTGGCCTACGGTTTAGCTGATGTCAACGTCGTGAATTATGACGCAACCGTCGTGGCAGAGCCGGGTGCTCTTCGCGAGGATGCTAAAACCACTGCCTCAATCAGAATTATTGACCCAGCATTGGTGAGCGACGCCTTCAGGCAGCTTGAGCAGTACCGTCAGTACTACAGCTTTCCAAACCGACTCCACGTTGGCCGTTATGAAATCGATGGCGAAGTTCAAGACACCGTTATCGCGGTGCGCGAGCTCAACCAAGCGGGTCTTGGAGAGTCGCAGAACTGGATCAACTCCACAATCGTTTATACCCACGGTTTTGGAATTGTTGCAGCTTACGGAAATAAGCGAGACACCGATGGTAAACCTCTATTCTTCCAGTCTGGGATTCCATCCGTAGGCTCCCTTGGAGAGTTTGAACCAAGGGTTTACTTTGGAGCCAACTCTCCGCTTTACTCAATTGTTGGCGCACCAGAAGGTGCAGAGAATCTTGAGTTCGACTTCCCGGCCGGTGAAGGCGAATCGAATGAGACATACAACACCTTCTCAGGCTCGGGCGGACCAAATGTTGGCGGCCTAGTTCCCAGAATCGCCTACGCTCTTCGATTCCAGAGCGAGCAAATCCTGCTTTCCGATGCCATTAATTCTGAGTCTCAAATTCTTTATAACCGAGACCCAGCAACTCGAGTCCAAGAGGTCGCCCCTTGGCTACAGCTCGACTCTGAGGTTTACCCAGCGGTCGTGGATGGACGAATTAAATGGATTATTGATGGCTACACCACAGCCAGCAACTTCCCCTATTCAAATATTGAGAACTTTAACCTCGCTATTTTGGACTCCGCATCGGATGCCTTCGGTGGTTCTGGAAACAACATCAACTACATCAGAAACTCGGTGAAGGCCACGGTCGATGCCTATGACGGATCTGTTGACCTTTACGCCTGGGATGAAGAAGATCCGATTCTTGGGGCTTGGATGAACGTCTTCCCAGACACGGTCAAACCTCGCTCCGAAATCTCCGGTGATCTGATGGCGCACGTTCGCTACCCGACCGATCTATTCAAGGCGCAGCGTTCAATCCTTGGTCGCTACCACGTTACCGATGCGGGTTCCTTCTTCTCGCAGCAGGACGCCTGGATGACGCCGAACGATCCTGTTGAAGGAACTGGCTTGGGAGACTTGCAGCCGCCTTACTACCTAACCCTTCAGGCGCCTGGTGATGAGGAGAGCGCATTCTCCATCTACTCAACCTTCATTCCACAATCTGAAGGAGCGATAGCAAGAAACGTCCTCACCGGGTATCTGATTGCTAATGCCGATGCTGGAAAGGTGTCCGGAACGGTAAATGAGAACTACGGCAAGTTGACCCTGCTAAATCTTCCTCGCGAAACTATTGTTCCGGGTCCAGGTCAAGTACAGAACCAGTTCAACTCCGACACCGCAGTGTCTTCTCTATTGAACCTATTGCGCCAGGGATCCACCAGGGTGTTGAACGGAAACTTATTGACAGTCCCTGTGGGTGGCGGATTGCTATATGTCCAGCCGGTCTACGTTGAGTCAACTGGTGAGACCAGCTACCCGCTCCTGCAGAAGATTCTGGTTGCCTTTGGCGATAAAATCGCCTTCGAAGACACTCTCGATGAAGCGTTAGATGTTCTTTTTGGCGGAAACTCTGGAGCTAATGTCGACGACGGAGCTCCCACGACGGGAACCGGTGGCACTGTACAGCCAGACACTGGAACCAGCTCGCCTGTTGCCTCAGTTGATAACGCGGCCTTAGATGCAGCCTTAGAACAAGCACGAGTTGCACTTCTAGATAAGCAGGCGGCACTTGCCGCTGGGGACTGGAGCGCATTTGGTGCAGCTGATGAGCGCCTAGCCAAGGCGATCGAGGACGCTATTGCTGCGTTGAACTAA
- a CDS encoding S9 family peptidase encodes MNTNLLRRNSRWLALSLIMMLVSGIGASLIQTAGGTVAIKDMRWETPSGQMVSALLFKPDSVTEENKAPAIIVSHGWWNNREMQSGNYVELARRGYVVVSIDMYGHGNSSNLRYDQLTLGGTGMYDVVKLVSELPYIDGLGISGHSNGARAANFSVVLDDAAEKQLIDAVFLVDSDPVYRDADGAYANIYGNRSVGLVAAQYDEFFFRSYSAEGAVLTPPRDYITTPNAQSFLNFGTDPEGMANISAGSYQNKDGAQRVAYTPAETHPWGTISKTTIGSQIEFWDKVLPAPNPMAASTQIWQVKELFTTLGLVGFGIFLLAFARSLLGTRTFAGLKNEVTTELAGTTRKGLGWFWGALGVSALISGGSYVWLSQQSWMQGIAFNGTPTIFTQGAVFFIATWAAINGLAGLVIMLISYFAFNKGNGMNLKAAGILPGWKKFFQGIGLGAVVVFAAFGIVFLLDYFLKTDFRFWTMAVKAFEADKLWIALLYVPFFLFYFVVNSVAVNSFNRFTLRGKEWLNTLVLALMASSAVIVLVVAQYVNFANTGYTIDGFGGIFSIWLFPVIVILAVAVVISRKLYRATQNPYIAGFIMASVVTIMSVSNTLTVNY; translated from the coding sequence ATGAACACGAACCTACTGAGAAGGAACAGCCGCTGGCTGGCCCTCTCGCTGATCATGATGCTGGTGTCCGGCATCGGTGCATCACTCATACAAACAGCTGGAGGGACAGTCGCGATTAAAGATATGCGCTGGGAAACCCCCTCGGGCCAGATGGTTAGCGCGCTATTATTCAAGCCCGACTCGGTGACTGAAGAAAACAAAGCTCCCGCCATCATCGTGAGCCACGGATGGTGGAACAACCGCGAGATGCAAAGCGGCAACTATGTAGAGTTGGCCCGCCGCGGTTACGTGGTCGTCTCAATTGACATGTACGGTCACGGTAATTCGTCTAACCTGCGTTACGACCAGCTAACACTTGGCGGAACCGGAATGTATGACGTCGTCAAACTGGTTTCCGAACTGCCCTACATAGATGGCCTAGGAATCTCCGGCCACTCCAACGGTGCTCGCGCCGCTAACTTCTCGGTCGTGCTTGATGATGCCGCAGAAAAGCAGCTGATAGACGCAGTCTTCCTAGTTGACAGTGACCCGGTTTACCGAGATGCCGATGGTGCCTACGCAAATATCTATGGCAACCGAAGTGTCGGACTAGTAGCTGCCCAGTACGACGAATTCTTCTTCCGAAGCTACAGTGCCGAGGGTGCCGTGCTAACCCCGCCACGTGATTACATCACCACCCCCAACGCCCAGTCGTTCTTGAACTTTGGCACCGACCCAGAAGGAATGGCAAACATTTCAGCGGGTTCTTATCAGAATAAAGACGGCGCTCAGCGCGTCGCCTACACCCCAGCTGAGACTCACCCCTGGGGAACTATCTCGAAGACCACAATTGGGAGTCAGATTGAGTTCTGGGACAAAGTTCTCCCAGCCCCAAATCCGATGGCGGCCTCAACCCAAATCTGGCAGGTAAAGGAGCTCTTCACAACTCTTGGCCTAGTTGGCTTCGGAATCTTCTTATTGGCTTTCGCTAGGTCACTTCTTGGAACAAGAACATTTGCCGGTCTCAAGAATGAGGTGACAACCGAACTCGCAGGAACAACCCGCAAGGGCCTCGGCTGGTTCTGGGGAGCTCTTGGTGTCTCCGCGCTAATTTCAGGTGGTAGCTACGTTTGGCTGAGCCAACAGTCTTGGATGCAGGGCATTGCCTTTAACGGAACTCCAACTATCTTTACCCAAGGTGCGGTCTTCTTCATCGCCACTTGGGCTGCGATAAACGGATTAGCCGGACTTGTGATCATGCTGATCTCATACTTCGCGTTCAATAAAGGCAACGGCATGAACCTCAAGGCCGCAGGCATCCTGCCGGGCTGGAAGAAATTCTTCCAGGGAATAGGCCTGGGAGCTGTTGTTGTATTTGCAGCATTTGGAATCGTATTCTTGCTCGATTACTTCCTGAAAACCGACTTCCGATTCTGGACCATGGCCGTCAAGGCTTTTGAAGCAGACAAGCTCTGGATTGCATTGCTATACGTGCCATTCTTCTTGTTCTACTTTGTCGTGAACTCGGTCGCTGTAAACAGCTTCAACCGATTCACTCTGCGTGGAAAAGAATGGTTGAACACCCTGGTACTGGCACTTATGGCCTCGTCAGCGGTGATTGTGCTGGTGGTAGCGCAGTACGTCAACTTCGCAAACACGGGCTACACCATCGATGGTTTCGGTGGAATCTTCAGCATATGGCTGTTCCCTGTAATCGTCATACTTGCGGTAGCGGTTGTTATCTCTCGCAAGCTTTACAGAGCCACTCAGAACCCATACATCGCCGGCTTTATCATGGCGAGCGTGGTGACGATCATGTCAGTATCCAACACGCTGACCGTCAACTACTAA
- a CDS encoding ATP-dependent helicase: MSSQPLAESILAALDADQAAAAMALRGPVCIVAGAGSGKTRTVSHRIAYGIATGVYAANRILALTYTNRAAAELRVRLRKLGASAVQVRTFHSAALSQLQFFWPQLTETSTPKLITNKPQLLAEVLQDHNIKLTEAQRREVIAEIEWLKYSMTDPSEYQDLDRGLTAGLNSKVFLNLQNGYELLKQNRKVMDWEDVLLLTIGLLRSEPRMLNHVQQQFRFFTVDEYQDISPLQQALLETWLGEREDICVVGDPRQTIYSFAGASSDFLMGFASDYPEAEVFSLDNNYRSSSEIVTLANSIAVGRKLEAVRSAGSKPEMRAAKSADAQVSDCISGLTGALSSGMRPRQLAVLSRINSQLEPIEKGLLELGIPVQVRGAGRFFRRPEVLQVISAIKALQLTQSDDPLFIELSKILASMGWRSRPEVSEKWEALNWFFEVLEEIGDDVSLEEYVRELEERERSGHEPIRDAVTLATVHATKGLEWDRVHLIGMNQGLFPISHATSESEIAEEKRLFYVAVTRARDKLVISHNAAKPISQFL, translated from the coding sequence ATGAGCTCACAGCCTTTAGCCGAGAGTATTTTGGCGGCACTCGATGCGGATCAGGCTGCGGCGGCCATGGCTCTTCGCGGGCCGGTTTGCATAGTCGCAGGTGCCGGCAGTGGAAAAACCAGAACCGTTAGTCATCGCATTGCCTACGGAATTGCCACCGGTGTGTATGCGGCCAATCGAATTCTCGCCCTGACCTATACCAACCGTGCGGCAGCAGAACTCAGGGTGCGCTTGCGCAAACTCGGGGCATCCGCGGTGCAAGTTCGAACTTTTCACTCTGCAGCCCTGAGCCAATTGCAGTTTTTTTGGCCGCAGCTGACTGAAACTTCGACACCCAAGCTGATTACCAATAAGCCGCAATTGCTAGCGGAAGTATTGCAAGATCACAACATCAAGTTGACTGAGGCTCAGCGTCGAGAGGTGATTGCCGAGATTGAGTGGCTCAAGTATTCGATGACCGATCCGAGCGAGTATCAGGATTTGGACCGAGGTTTAACAGCGGGGTTGAATTCCAAGGTGTTTTTGAATCTCCAAAATGGCTATGAGCTGCTCAAGCAAAATCGCAAGGTGATGGATTGGGAGGATGTGCTGCTACTAACCATCGGCTTATTGCGCAGTGAGCCCAGAATGCTCAATCACGTGCAGCAGCAATTCCGCTTCTTCACTGTTGATGAATATCAGGACATCTCGCCATTGCAGCAAGCGCTGTTAGAAACTTGGCTCGGCGAGAGAGAAGACATCTGCGTGGTGGGGGATCCTCGCCAGACCATCTATAGCTTTGCCGGAGCCTCGAGCGATTTTCTAATGGGGTTTGCTTCTGACTACCCGGAAGCCGAGGTTTTCAGTTTGGATAATAACTATCGTTCCAGTTCGGAGATAGTGACTCTGGCTAATTCGATAGCGGTTGGTCGCAAGTTGGAAGCCGTCCGCTCCGCTGGCTCAAAGCCAGAAATGAGAGCTGCCAAGTCGGCTGATGCCCAGGTTTCTGATTGCATAAGCGGTCTGACCGGGGCTTTGAGCTCTGGCATGCGACCCAGGCAGCTCGCCGTTTTATCGAGGATTAATTCGCAGTTAGAGCCGATTGAGAAAGGGTTACTCGAGCTCGGAATTCCCGTGCAAGTAAGGGGGGCTGGCCGATTCTTTAGAAGGCCTGAGGTGTTGCAGGTAATCAGCGCCATCAAGGCCTTGCAGTTGACTCAAAGTGATGACCCACTTTTTATTGAGCTCTCCAAAATTTTGGCATCAATGGGTTGGCGCTCAAGGCCGGAGGTCAGCGAGAAGTGGGAGGCTTTGAATTGGTTTTTCGAGGTGCTCGAGGAGATTGGCGATGATGTCAGTCTTGAGGAGTATGTCCGAGAGCTTGAGGAGCGCGAACGATCCGGGCACGAACCAATTCGAGATGCGGTGACACTCGCGACAGTTCATGCCACGAAGGGTCTGGAGTGGGATCGGGTGCATTTAATAGGCATGAATCAGGGCCTTTTTCCAATTTCACACGCCACCTCAGAATCTGAGATTGCCGAGGAAAAACGGCTTTTTTACGTTGCTGTGACTCGGGCTCGAGACAAATTAGTTATCAGCCATAATGCGGCTAAACCAATCTCACAGTTCCTCTAG